A stretch of the Ananas comosus cultivar F153 linkage group 14, ASM154086v1, whole genome shotgun sequence genome encodes the following:
- the LOC109720829 gene encoding heavy metal-associated isoprenylated plant protein 35-like, whose protein sequence is MASGEAATEPLQYKTFVLKVSIHCQGCKKKVKKILQHMEGVYKCDVDALQHKVTVTGNVDPGTLIRRLHSCGKQAELVPPETKPSAAAAQSPSKNKEQNQDPVAPLESSETKTATKGKAKPKPSGDAAAPAAPDPKAPEPKKGGDSKKQQPAKESSQKPNTAPPETLAAPAPPPGAAAAQEEGKPSGGAEAKKGKKPQKETPPPSAAPAAAAAPPPPPPQHHHDALYSYSPSYPPPPPHAAPPYVVMSYHQAQPSASHAYYYAAAPESPPPLPSPSYAYLYAPYPPPPYYGGAGSAVATPHESYDMFDDENAESCSVM, encoded by the exons ATGGCTTCAGGTGAAGCAGCAACAGAACCATTACAATATaag ACTTTTGTGTTGAAGGTGTCCATCCATTGCCAGGGATgcaagaagaaggtgaagaagatcCTCCAACACATGGAAG GCGTGTACAAGTGCGACGTGGACGCGCTCCAGCACAAGGTGACGGTGACCGGGAACGTCGACCCCGGAACCCTAATCCGCCGCCTCCACAGCTGCGGCAAGCAGGCCGAGCTCGTCCCCCCGGAGACGAagccgagcgccgccgccgcccaaaGCCCTAGCAAGAATAAGGAGCAAAACCAAGATCCCGTTGCGCCATTGGAGAGCTCGGAAACGAAGACCGCGACGAAGGGGAAGGCGAAGCCCAAGCCCTCCGGCGACGCCGCCGCTCCCGCCGCCCCGGATCCCAAAGCTCCGGAGCCCAAGAAGGGTGGCGACTCAAAGAAGCAACAACCCGCGAAAGAGAGCTCGCAGAAACCCAACACCGCACCTCCCGAAACCCTAGCCGCCCCAGCCCCGCCCCccggcgccgcggcggcgcagGAAGAAGGGAAACCTAGCGGCGGCGCCGAGGCGAAGAAGGGGAAGAAGCCCCAGAAGGAGACTCCTcccccctccgccgcccccgccgccgccgccgctccgccgccgcctccgccgcagcACCACCACGACGCCCTGTACTCCTACTCACCGTCGtaccctccgcctccgccgcacgCGGCGCCGCCGTACGTGGTGATGAGCTACCACCAGGCGCAGCCGAGCGCGAGCCACGCCTACTACTACGCGGCCGCGCCCGAGTCGCCGCCACCGTTGCCGTCACCGTCGTACGCCTACCTCTACGCGCCCTACCCTCCGCCGCCGTACTACGGCGGCGCCGGCTCCGCCGTGGCGACGCCGCACGAGTCGTACGACATGTTCGACGACGAGAACGCGGAGTCGTGTAGTGTGATGTGA